From the genome of Acidihalobacter aeolianus:
GGCAAGCGCCCAGCCCAACATCAATGTAACCGTTGCGGCGCCGAGCAGGTGCAGCCCCAGATCCGGTGCCGTGCCCGCCCGTAGTCTCCACAGCGCGGACAGGCACAACGTGCAAATCACGAAGAGATGAACCAGCGAAGGCTGGTCCAAGAATCGGCGCCATCGGACTGCGCCCAACGCCAGCATCACGCCCGCCGCCGCCGCGGACCACGTTGCCCAGCATGCTTCAACCGGATAGCCAGCCCACAAACCTTCCATTACCGCCCCGCGGGGCGGTGCCGTCGGGAGCAATCCCGCCGGCACCCGACCTCCGAGTCCGCCGTCTAGAAGTTATAGCTCAGCGTCAGATCGAAGTTCGTCTGCTGGGTTTCGCTGTTTGGCTCGAACGTCAGCAGGGTGCTGCTGACGGGATACTGCCCGGACATGCCATATTTGAAGCGCGTATAGCTAACGCCCACCCCCAGGTGAAGATTTTCATACGCTGCGTAATCCAGCTTCAGGCCGATTCGGGCCCACGGCTTCGTCCCTAAATAATAGGTCAGGCCTGGATGCGAGCTGTTCGTCATCGTCGGATTGAGCGTCGTACCGTAGGCGCCGCTCAGCGACAGCACGGTAACCTGATTGATCGCGAACTGCCCATCCAAGGTGAATGCGGCGTATTGATTGCCGTAGCGCTCCTGCCCGCCGGCCACAACCGTGTTGGCGGCCGGATAGTAGATATCCGCGTTGTGGCTGATATTGCGAGTCCAGCTATGTTCGCCGTACTCAACTCCGGGAATGAGCGCGAATGAACCGAAACCGAAGGCGTAGCCGAGGCCGATATGGGCATCGAGGATGTGATTCCCCGTTACCGTGTTAAACGGCGTGCCATTCTGCAAGCTGCCGATGTAATGGGTATCGCCACTGGCGTAATTCAGCCCCAGCACAAAGCGAAACGGACGATCCAACCCCAGCAACGAGTACTCGATACCGATACTTGGTATCGTTCCCTGCTCCTTGTCAGGCACCGTCCCGTTATACGTCTCGCGATAATTCTGCTGCATGCCGCCCAACTGGACCGACAGATACCGATCGGCATTGACGATGGCCGTATTGACCTCGCCTGCCCAAGCTGTGCCACACGACGCCAGCAGCAGGCCGGCGGCTACCAAAGTCCGTCTACACATTCCATCGTCTCCTGTTTCTTATCGCTTCGTATGGATATTTTCAGTGTAGCGCGACCGCCTCGGCAGGCGGCCAATGCCGCAGTAATCATAGCGCTTTCGCGTTACGGTGCGCAGCCACCGATATCTGTGCAGCGTCGAATGCACCTCAATCCACCTCAGTCCGGCATGCCTCCGGCCTCTGCCTCACCTGCATTGGGTGCTGAAACCATACAAACACCCTATACGCGGAAACTTGCATCGACGACAAGACTTAGAATTAAATTAAGCTATACTATATTTGTTTTGCATAACACAACCTGATGTATCGCATAAGCTTAACCCTTGATTGCGCAACCGACGCTTGGCCAAGAAACCGCCTGGCCAACCGGAGATCACGTCATGAAGAGTCGATGCCAGGAACCCTGTCCCGCCACCGGATACCACCGCAGCAACCAGGCGCATCGGATCGCAGCCCCAGTGCCAACCTGCAACGCGCGGCCTACATTTGATTCAGCCAACAGGGCGAGCGGGTGATGGAAATATTGCTCCTGCTTCTACCCACACTCCCGTTGCTCTCGGCAGCGGCGATCAGAGCGATGCCCCAGGGCACGGCGCTGCGCGCGGGTAGACTTAGCGTAATCCTCATCGTGGTAGAGCTGGCGCTTGCGGGCGCGCTGCTCGTAGGTCAGCTGGCAGGCTATCAGGCACCTGTCGGTCACGGTATTTACCGATTTCTGCTGCTCGACCCGCTGGGCACGCTGATGGCCACGGTCATTGCGGCGATCAGTCTCGTCGTTCATGTCTATTCCCTGCGCTACATGGCCGAGGAGCCGCGCTACGCACATTTCTTCATGCTGCTCGACCTGATGACGGCGGCCCTGATGCTGATGGTGCTTGCCGGCAACCTGATTCTGTTGCTGGTCGCCTGGCATCTCATCGGCATCCTGCTGTATTTCCTGCTCGGCTTCGAAACCCGCAGCCGCAGCGCCCAGCGTTATGCGCTCTGGACCCTGTTGACCTACCGTCTTGGCGACATTCCCATGGTCCTGGCAGCAGCGCTGCTGTATCACGCCTACGGTACGCTATACCTACCCAAGCTCTTCGAACTGGTGCGCATAGCGCCAGGACTGGACATCGGCGGCTGGCCGGTCGTCGGCACCGCAGCGGCCCTGATCGTGCTGTCCGCGTTCGCCCGCTCAGCGCAGTTCCTCCTGCACACCTGGCTGCCCTACACGATGGAGGGCCCAACCCCGGTTTCCGCACTGATGCACGCAGGCATCGTCAACGCTGGCGCCTTCATCATCAACCGCTTCGCACCGATCTTCATCAACGCCGGCAGCGTATTGCACTGGGCCTTCGTAGTGGGATTGCTGACTGCCATCATCGGCTCCATGCTCATGCTCATCCAGAACGACATCAAGAAGTCTCTGGGCTACTCGACCATGGGCCAGATGGGCTTCATGATCATGGAATGCGGTGTCGGCGCCTTTCCGCTCGCGATCTTCCACCTCATCGCACATGGCCTGTTCAAGGGCACGCTGTTCCTCAATTCCGGGGGAGTCATCGGCAGCGCACGACACACCGACAATGTGCCGAAAAACAGCGTGTACACCTTCGTCGTTGAACGCCAACCCAGCGCCAGCAAACCTTCCTGGCTGGCGATGGCCTTGCTCACCGTGGCCGTACCTGCGCTGCTGCTTGGCTTCGCCCACTGGTTCGTCGTCAGCGACCTGTTCCAGGAACAGGGCGCCATCGTGCTGCTGTTCTTCGGCTGGATGACCGGCGCACAACTGCTGTACTCGATCCATCGCATGGAAAGCGGCGACCCTTGGCGCATGGTGATCCTCGCGATCGTTTCGTTGCTGATCATCGTGGTCGGTTATACCCTGATCAGCTACGGATTCGGCGTCTTCCTGTATCCCGACGAATCGATGAGGCTCGCCATCTACCACGCTGCCAGCATCGACCAGCCTTGGTTCTATATCCTCGTCGCGCTCATTACCCTGGTCATTTTCGTCGGCTGGCTGCTGGTCTACCGCACCGACCGCCGCCAGGGTGAGCTACACAACCGCCGGGCGTTGTGGGTGAATGCCTACACCCACCTCTCGCGCGAGCTATATATCTCCGATCTTTACTCGCTGCTGGGTCGAGCCCTGTTCAGACTCTCCGGCCGACTCAATCGCTGGCTGAGGTGGCTGTAATGACCGAGTTCGCCCTTCGCTTCGTCGTGGCCGTCTGGTTCCTGCCGCTCTTCCCCTTCAGCGGGCTGTTCGTCTACCTGATCGGCCGCAAGGTCCGCGCGACGACGTTGCGCACGGGCCTGTTCGTGCTCTGGCCTCTGGTCGGCGTGACCATCCTAGGGCATGCCACGCCACTGCCGGAATGGTTGCAGGTCTGGGTGCTGGCGAGCGCCTTGCTCTACGCCGTCCGCCTGCTCGCCACCCGCGACCTGCGTTTGTGGGGCGCCTATCTCGGGGCCTCCGGCTATGCCCTGCTCTGGCTGCTCGGCCCCACGACGGCCACCTGGCCTGCGGCATTGTCCCTCGCCATCCCGCTGGCCCTGTTGAGCGTCCTCGTCGGAGCCCTGGACGAACGCTTCGGCGCCGCCTATGCCGGGCTGTACGGCAGACTCCACCAACATCAACCACAGCTCGCCGGCATGCTGACCCTGACCGTACTGGCCGCCATCGCGACACCACTGTTCCCCGGATTCTTCGTCCTGACCGGCATCGCCTTCCACAGCGGCATTGCAGCAGCCGCAACGGTACTGCTTGTCTGGGTGCTCTGGACCTGGGCCGCCGTCGTGATGCTGCAGGGTTTCATGTTCGGCAAGGCACAGACGCCGACTGCGCCCCCCGATCTGGCACAACAGACCCTCTACGGCCTTGCCGGCGTGCTCGCGCTGCTCGTGCTTGTCGGTCTGGCCCTGTCCCCATCGCTACTGCAGTGAGGCTGAGATGACGCTTCCCCTCTCTCTGGCGCTCAAAATCCGCTCCATGGTCTACGTGGCCGGCGAGGCGATCCCGAATTTCTGGCCCATGCGCAGCTTCATTCACCACAACCCGCTGCACGGTCTGGAGCACCTGCCCTTCGATCAAGCCGTCGCCCGGGGCGAGGCGCTGTTCCATGCCCGCGGCTATCTCCCGCGCACGGAGTACCAGCGCTATCTCGCCGAAGGCAAGATTCACCAGGTTAGGCTTGCGGAACAGATCGAGACCTTCTGCGAAGACAGGCGGATCGCAGCCGACTTGAGGCCGTTACTGCTGCACCTTGCCACCCGTGTAGCCAGCCCGGTCACTGGCGAGCTCAAGCTCGCCTCCCATGCGGATATCGCCCTGCGCCTGCAGGATCAGCCGACGCTTGACCCGGCACATCCACTGCCCGAGATCCTGCGCGAACTGCTCCACCGATCGCTCGGTCATGCCCGCCCGATCTATGACGCCATCGATGCGCTGTTCGCGACCGATATCGGCTCCACCCTCGACGACCTGCTGATCAAGAGCTGCCTGGACTTTTTCGATGAAGGCCAGTCGGCCTGGGGCATGCCCAACCGCGAGGAAGGCCTATACCGCGCCTGGCGGCAGCTCGCCCTGCACAACCTGCGCTTCAAGCTGCGCGGTCTCGACATGGAGCGTCTGATCACGCGCGCGCAACAGCCCGAAACCATGATTGCGCAGGTCATGGAGGCGCTGAAAATCCCCGAGTCGCGCTGGGTCGATTACTTCACCCGCGAACTGACCCGGCTGCATGGCTGGGCTGGCTTCATTCGCTGGCGCGCGCACACCAAGAACTACCACTGGCAGAAGAACTACCCCGCAGACCTTGTGGACCTGTTGGCCCTACGTCTCTCGCTCAGCCTGGCACTGCTGCAGGAACACCAGAAACGTCTGCCCTGGGCCAGCGTCGACGCCACCGCACTTCACGACTTCATCGACACCGACACCGAGCGCGCCTTCCTCCAGCATGAACTGAATACCGGTGAGATCCTGCCCGCATTCGCGCTGGAAATCGAGGAAACCCTGGCCTGCGGCTCGGGCAAGACCATAGCCAGGCTTTGCCAGCGTTATGCCGAAACCCTGCGTGAGCATGAAATCGCGGAGCAGACAGCCCGCGTCCGCGAACTTGCCAGTGGTGCGAGGGTCGATCTCGGTACGATCCCTCCGGAGACCATCGAAACTCTGGTAGACACTCTGGCCGAGTTCGAACGCAACGAGGGCATGCTGTGGCTGCGCGCAATGGAAGCGACGGCCACCGAGTCGCTGCTGAACGGCCTCAATCTCGCCCCGCCAACCGAAAGCGCCGGCAAGCGCCCGTTCGCACAGGCACTGTTCTGCATCGACACACGCTCCGAACCCATCCGCCGCCGCCTCGAGTCGATCGGCGATTACCAGACCTATGGCATCGCCGGTTTCTTCGGCGTCCCCATGAGCTTCATCGAACTGGGCAAGGGCAGTGAAGCGCATCTATGCCCTGCCGTGGTCACCCCGCGTAACCTGACGCTTGAGATGAGCATCGACCAGCTCGAAGAAAACCACGCACTGAGCGCACTCGAACACGCGCTGCATGAACTCAAGGAATCCATCGTCGCGCCGTTCGCAACCGTCGAGGCGGTCGGCCTGCTATTCGGCTTCGACATGTTCGGCAAGACCCTCGCTCCTGCCGTGTACAACCGCTGGCGCGAACGCCTGCAGCCGCCGAAGCCGGCCACCCGACTGCTCCTCGACAAGCTGACCAGCGAGCAGGCCGACTCCATCGTTCGGGCGGTGCAACGCGCCCTGATCGTGATCGCCCTCAGACAGGAGCTTGGCCGACAGGACGAATCCATTCCCGACGACGTGACTCGCGAACTGCGCGAGGCTGCACTCGAACACCAGCCTGCCAGCCCCGAACTACAGACCCGGCTCGACGTCAGCACCCAACAGCTCGATGCTCTGCTGCACAGGCTGCGCGAGCACTACCGCATCAACCGCGGAGAGGCCTCGCGCCAGATGGAGCAGCTGGCGCGGATCGGCTTCTCGTTGCGCGAACAGACCCGCTTCGTCGTGCAGGCCCTGAGTTCCATCGGTCTCACGGGCAATTTCTCCCGCTTCGTGCTCCTCGTCGGGCATGGCAGCCA
Proteins encoded in this window:
- a CDS encoding proton-conducting transporter transmembrane domain-containing protein; this encodes MEILLLLLPTLPLLSAAAIRAMPQGTALRAGRLSVILIVVELALAGALLVGQLAGYQAPVGHGIYRFLLLDPLGTLMATVIAAISLVVHVYSLRYMAEEPRYAHFFMLLDLMTAALMLMVLAGNLILLLVAWHLIGILLYFLLGFETRSRSAQRYALWTLLTYRLGDIPMVLAAALLYHAYGTLYLPKLFELVRIAPGLDIGGWPVVGTAAALIVLSAFARSAQFLLHTWLPYTMEGPTPVSALMHAGIVNAGAFIINRFAPIFINAGSVLHWAFVVGLLTAIIGSMLMLIQNDIKKSLGYSTMGQMGFMIMECGVGAFPLAIFHLIAHGLFKGTLFLNSGGVIGSARHTDNVPKNSVYTFVVERQPSASKPSWLAMALLTVAVPALLLGFAHWFVVSDLFQEQGAIVLLFFGWMTGAQLLYSIHRMESGDPWRMVILAIVSLLIIVVGYTLISYGFGVFLYPDESMRLAIYHAASIDQPWFYILVALITLVIFVGWLLVYRTDRRQGELHNRRALWVNAYTHLSRELYISDLYSLLGRALFRLSGRLNRWLRWL
- a CDS encoding DUF2309 domain-containing protein, with protein sequence MTLPLSLALKIRSMVYVAGEAIPNFWPMRSFIHHNPLHGLEHLPFDQAVARGEALFHARGYLPRTEYQRYLAEGKIHQVRLAEQIETFCEDRRIAADLRPLLLHLATRVASPVTGELKLASHADIALRLQDQPTLDPAHPLPEILRELLHRSLGHARPIYDAIDALFATDIGSTLDDLLIKSCLDFFDEGQSAWGMPNREEGLYRAWRQLALHNLRFKLRGLDMERLITRAQQPETMIAQVMEALKIPESRWVDYFTRELTRLHGWAGFIRWRAHTKNYHWQKNYPADLVDLLALRLSLSLALLQEHQKRLPWASVDATALHDFIDTDTERAFLQHELNTGEILPAFALEIEETLACGSGKTIARLCQRYAETLREHEIAEQTARVRELASGARVDLGTIPPETIETLVDTLAEFERNEGMLWLRAMEATATESLLNGLNLAPPTESAGKRPFAQALFCIDTRSEPIRRRLESIGDYQTYGIAGFFGVPMSFIELGKGSEAHLCPAVVTPRNLTLEMSIDQLEENHALSALEHALHELKESIVAPFATVEAVGLLFGFDMFGKTLAPAVYNRWRERLQPPKPATRLLLDKLTSEQADSIVRAVQRALIVIALRQELGRQDESIPDDVTRELREAALEHQPASPELQTRLDVSTQQLDALLHRLREHYRINRGEASRQMEQLARIGFSLREQTRFVVQALSSIGLTGNFSRFVLLVGHGSQSHNNPYESALDCGACGGNLGINNARALAHMANKPEIRNRLRERGIDIPEDTWFIPAIHNTTTDEIVLHDVELLPAGHLLYIDRLRKGLRAASRLSAQERIPTLVQLPAPPDAGKAEKLARRNAMDWSQVRPEWGLSRNAYFIIGRRQLTQGTSLQARAFLHSYDWRVDPRRRLLENILTGPLVVGQWINMEHYFSAVDNEHYGSGSKVYHNVAGRFAVMSGNIGDLRTGLPAQTVLKDGRPYHDPVRLICVIEAPFAHACDALNAVASVKSLVHNGWVRLLVVDPETGTTHHFDDARREWSEYAPPTSDSATPLLESAAR